The DNA region TCATCCACGAGACGAACGCACAGACGGACGATGTGAGGCGGCGTAAAGAACTGTCCACCGGACTTCCCCTCTTCTTCCGCGAAGTGGCGAACGAGGTCCATGTAGGCCTCTCCAAGCATGTCTGGTGGTACACTGTCACGGTCGAGGTCGTATCTGTTCAGATGTTCGACCAGCTTCCCGAGGCGGTCGTCGTTCAGCGCATCAGCGTCGATGTAATCGGCCCGAAAAACACCCTTCAATTCAGGGTTCTCCTCAACTAATGCATCGAAGGCTTCGTTCAGGGCTTGGTCAACGTTATCGCTGACCGACCGTAGGTCGTCCCACAGATAGCCTTCAGGGACAACGGGGATATCATAGAGATTCTTTCGACGGGCGAAATCCTCACCGTACTCTTCGACGTTTTCGGCATACTGCTTTTCGAACTCGTCGGAGGTGGATTTGTAGTAGACAAGTGGTAGAATATATTCCTTATAGTCGGTCGGGTCAACTGCATCTCGAATGATGTCCGCACATTTGAATAGGTGAGATTCCAGTTCGTCTAGCGAAATGGCCATGTCCAGTCTATCCCACTCACCTACCATATGTTCTACGGTAGGACTACGAGAGGTTCGAACAGGTGAGGAAAGGAATTAGCAAAACATTCTCCAAAACCGTCTTTTATTATGATGTTATATGAGATTACATGTCGTCCAAAAATCCTTTCAGTATTCTCGTTTTGTTCCCCTACATTCTCGGGTCAACTGTTCACACAGCCATGCAGCTTATCCTCTACTCACAGAATATCAGAACCTATGCGAACTGGGTCCTTGTAGAGGGTCAAACTGGAAACGACCAAACTGTGACACTCATTGAAGGAATTATCGACATTTGGCTTCCGGTTTATCTCAACCCACAACCTATCGATATCCTAATGGTATTGGGCCATTGGATATTGGGAATCTTTCTTTTGGTAATCATCCCGAATGGTTTTTGGGATAAGATTTCTTAGGAGTAGTCAGTCTTGGCATATCTTCTAATAACGACTACCGATGGGCGAAGAAATAGGTCCAGTGTCGAGGGAATAGTGCGGACTGATGAGACTCTGGACAAACTCTCCCCCTTTCAGGGTATTAATAATAATCTCCGAGATTAACCGGATTCCGTGACAACCCTTATGGCCACTCCAATTGACGCCGATACAGCGCATGCCAACCTGAGTCAAGCCATTGGGATTCACCGCGGTCAAACCCGTTATGCCATTCTTTTTCCGTCCGACCCTGAGTCCAGACAGTCCATCCAAGAAGTAGTGAACGGGGTCCGCGGGGATATCGTTGCCCCATACTTAGCACCGTAACCTCCTACAAAGCCTCATTCTCGCCAAGACGGATTTGTTATCGTGTTTCCACCGCGGTCTCGACGTGTCAACTTTGCGCCGTGCATGATACAGGGTATTCCCGTTGAACCTGTCCCCAGTCATATAGACAAGTACTGATTCCCCCTCTCAAGGGTGTCCTCAGGCGACTGGTTTGCACTACATCGACCCTCCCGCGTACCCTCCATTGGATACACTTTGTTCTTGTTCAGTTCTTCGGGTGGACTGCAGAACACCATGCACCGGGGTCGTTCCACAGCTGCTTGCTTATTAGAAGCTTAGACTAAGGGTATATAAGCAATCTGTTGCAGTGTATTACTAAAATTGGATGAAAGAAGTGGAACGACCCCGGTGCAGAGGGTACGCTAGAATATTTTAGACCAATAGCAATAACTATTGCGCATATTGCTGTAGTGGTGTAGAGTATTTCTAAGACTACTGTACCAGCGAATAAATAGGAGGACCACACATTCATCACATAATTATGTATATGGACACAAAGCCCCACAATAAAACAAGAACAGTGGTCCAATAGTGACTTCTTCTATCTGCTTGAGTTTTCACCCAATGTCGAAGTTTCACTAAGTTCAAGACCCGTTTTGTCTCGAAATTCGGTGAGTCAATAATTTTTTCAGTATCTCCATTTTCAAATTCAACTGCAACAATAGCCCGTTCGCCTTTAAAAACATCCTCTTCACTAATAGTTAAAGTACCTCCACCAGATTTTGGGTTTTTATGGATTAGTTCAATTTTTGTGGGTGTTTTAGAGATGTGGGTGTGTTCTCTTATTGTATGTGCCAACTCCGAGAACCCTCGTTCACCCTCTTCTAAGGTTGCAAAGTATTCTAATTTATCTCGGCCCTTGTCGATAGGTCTTTCCTGTTCAACTTCCCTAAGATATTCGATTCCAGACATCGAGTTTCGATAAAAGTATGAATATCGAGGATACCATAATGGTACAATTGCAATTAAGGCTGTGAGGATAACTCCAACTATTCGAAATCCCATAGTGTTAACCACAATATCGTCCTTCTTATTTATCGACGATAATGTTATTTTCTATACTCATTAATGGAACGGTAGATGTGTAGGGACCCTTAGAAATAATATAGGCTCTCTGCCACGAAATCTTTAGGCATGGGTCCCTATCACCCCTATCCTCACAAAACCCCCTTAAGGGGGGGGGGTAGTCTCTTGAAAGCAAAACGCGAAACTAACACCAGTCATCAGCCAGTAATAACGAGGGACGTATAGAAGTTTATTACTCGAAATCTTCCGCGATTACTTGATTATGATAAGCAAGATATTGAGGTCCAATCGCGTGGCCATCTTCTACTAAAAGTTCGTCACCATCGATTTCAGATTCGTAAAGATGGGATATTTCGTGGGTTTGAGGGTCTATCGTTAGCATCCCATTCTCGAGGTCGATGTGATGATTTGGGCATAGAACAACCGTATTTTCCGGTGTATCTGGTCCATCATCTCCAAGGGCCATTAGATGGTGGACCTCGCTATATGCCGTGTCAGGCCCCTGTAGACGTCGTTCACCACAAACTTGGCATCGGTCATTGTATAATCGTTTAAGTTCTCGAACGAGGACCTCATTCCGAACAACGTCGTCTCGAACCGTCTGTCGGCGTTCAGTTGATGTGTTTCCATCGGGTAAATCGACGACCTCGGCTTGAGAAGACGGTCTATCGTCCTCTGATGCCCTCGAGTGGCCGACGTCTGCCATGGGTTCTATTGGTTCCAATTCAAAGCGAATAGCACTCCGAGTTGTTCCCGTCGAATCAGGGAGTTCTTCCCGGAACCAGTCGGTGCAAACGTATTGTCCGACATACTCCACATCGCCATCACCAAGAGTCCTGAATAAGTGTAGTTCCCTATCGTCCGCACGATGGTCTCTAATAGCTTTGTTGCCATGGTTGAAGGCCATGTCACCTTCAGTGCCTTCGCCGGTATACACTACCGTTCCATCCTCTTCTATCGTGTCTCTGTATCCCTCATCGGTCTCGGAAAAGGACGTGAAGAGTAGCACAATAAGGGTATCACGGCAAGGTGAGATGCCACGTTGTCGTTGCCCCCCGAACTCGTCATGAAGGGTACTACGGTTGTAGGTCTCCCCACCATCGAACCGAGGTAGATACAGCCATTTCCCTAGTTCATCGTGTCGTCGTATTCGCCCCCATTTCCGGTCTGCAAGTCGCTGTTGGATGTCCCTCACTGCATGCTGCCACTCGGGTTGATTCTGGCCGTTCTCATGGGCTTCGTCGCATCGATAGGAGTCATCACATAGGTCGGGATACGTTGCCTTCACAGCCGGATAGATGTCTTCTGTGAGGTCCTGTAGACCGGCAGGTACACAATCCATCTCTGTTTCCAGCAATTGTCGTCGTAACTTCTGAACGCGTTTTTCGTGGGTCATACCCCCCATCGTTTCAACTCGATTCGCCAACTTCCGTCCCTCTTCTGTTAAAGAAACCGAGTTCCCAGACCGTTCGACATAGCCGAGGACCTGTAGCCATTCCCGGTGACG from Natronosalvus rutilus includes:
- a CDS encoding HNH endonuclease — its product is MEAIELIKLGDDEVSIDWRGNQYLETSASSVLYEALQSNVKGFNTILSQLLEGPMTDEDIMHLLKTEFEDINMDSPGVATRHREWLQVLGYVERSGNSVSLTEEGRKLANRVETMGGMTHEKRVQKLRRQLLETEMDCVPAGLQDLTEDIYPAVKATYPDLCDDSYRCDEAHENGQNQPEWQHAVRDIQQRLADRKWGRIRRHDELGKWLYLPRFDGGETYNRSTLHDEFGGQRQRGISPCRDTLIVLLFTSFSETDEGYRDTIEEDGTVVYTGEGTEGDMAFNHGNKAIRDHRADDRELHLFRTLGDGDVEYVGQYVCTDWFREELPDSTGTTRSAIRFELEPIEPMADVGHSRASEDDRPSSQAEVVDLPDGNTSTERRQTVRDDVVRNEVLVRELKRLYNDRCQVCGERRLQGPDTAYSEVHHLMALGDDGPDTPENTVVLCPNHHIDLENGMLTIDPQTHEISHLYESEIDGDELLVEDGHAIGPQYLAYHNQVIAEDFE